The Hyalangium ruber nucleotide sequence AAGCTGCTGGAGGCGCGCACCTTCATCCAGATCCTCCGCACCAACCCGCGCACCGAGGACATCCCGGTGGTGCTGACCACGACCAGCCTGGACGTAGACCGGCTGCGAGGCATGCGGCTGGCGGCGCACCTCAAGAAGCCCTTCAACCTGGATGAGGTGCTCGGGCGCATCGAGCACATCTTCCGCCGCAGCGAGGCGGCCAGGGACCTCAAGAACGACGCGCAGGAGATCGAAGGCTCGCTGAGCCAGCTGGGCATCCCGGATCTGATGCAGATCCTCGGGATGAACAAGCGCAGCGGGAAGCTGAGCCTGGAGCGCGGCAGCGAGCGCGGAGAGATCCTCGTCGGCGACGGCCGTCCAGTGAACGCGCGCCTGGGCCGGGTGGAGGGCGAGAAGGCCCTGTTCCGGCTGCTGTCGTGGACGGAGGGCTCGTTCACCTTCGCGCCGGGCGGTAGCTCCGCGCGTCCCCGCATCAACCGGGGCATGGACGACGCGCTGCTGGAGGGCATGCGGCAGGCGGACGAGGTGAACCGGCTGCAGCCCTCGCTGCCGGCGCGCACCACGCGGCTGATGATCGCCCCGGACGCGGACCTGCCGCAGGACCAGCACCCGGTGACGGCGCAGGTGGTGGACCTGCTGCGCCAGCCGCGCTCGCTGGGCGAGGTGCTGGACCTGGCGCCCGCCACGGACCTGGAGGTGCTGGGCGTCCTCACCACGCTGATGCAGAAGGGCGTAGCGCGGGTGGCCGAAGGGGAGGAGGAGGGGAGCGGCCCGCTGCTGGGGCCCGCGGAGCTGCACGCGCTGCGCAGCCGGGTGCTCCGGGGCAAGGCACCGTTGAAGGTGGTGACGGCCAAGGTGTTCATCTGCGGCAACGGCCCGTCCGCGGCGCGGAGGCTGTTCGCGCGGCTGCCGGGGCTGGTGGCGGCGTCGGCCGAGCCCTCGGCGGTGAAGAGCGGCTTTGGCACGCTGGGGCACATGGAGCTGAGCGAGGTGCTGCACCTGGACTTCTGCGTGCTGCCACCCGCGGAGGCGGCCCGGCCGCTTTGGCGCCCCTTCAGCGCGGGCGCGGTGGGGGCGCTGCTGATGGACAGCTCGGAGGCAGCCGTCCGGTTGGCCAGCTTCCTGGCGTGGGAGATCCGGGTGCCGGTCGTGGTGGTGGGCGACGCGGTGCCCGCGCCGTTGCAGGGCGCTCCGGCCGGGGCGATGGCGCTGGGCGAGGACTTGCCCGAGGCGCTCAAGACGTTGCTCATCCAGAGCCTCCACCCGGTCCCCGTGGTGCCGGGGGTTCCGTCGCAGGAACCGCGTGCCGTGTCCTCCGGGTGAGCGGGGCACCGGGCATTCCGTCGTCGTTGTACTCAGACTCAGGGTGATCTGCTCTAGGACGTTGGGTGGCGTGACGGGGGTAGTAGAATCTGGTGAGTTGGGTGGCTGCGAGGAGACGACATGCCGAAGGTCACCATCGAGGTGCCGGAAGGTTTCGAGGAGGTCGTCCGATTCCTGGAGCTCACGCTCCAGCGCGCGGCCCTGGGGATGGACGGCACCAAGGGGGACCTCGCGGCGTTCGACGCGGTCTGGCAGGCGCTGCACTCCGACATCGATACGGCGGAGCGCCAGGTAGCCGAGCGCTATCTACACGTGGTGGAGCCCGAGGACCCCTGAGTCCAGCGCCCGGAAGAAGCGGGCCACCTTGTCCTCATCCAGCGCGCCGTTCGTCCGCAGCCCGGAGCAGATGTCCACGCCGAACGGGCCTACCTGTCGCACGGCTTCCACCACGTTCTCCGGGCGCAGGCCTCCGGCGAGGAACACGGGCACGGGAGAGCGCTCGCGGATGCGCCGGCTCACCTCCCAGTCGTGGACCCGGCCGGTGCCGCCCAGCTCCTTGACGGCCAGGGTGGGGTTGCCGCTGTCGAGCAGCAGCGCATCCACCTCCGAGGCCACCGAGAGCGCCTCATCGAGCGAGGCGGGGCTGGCGACGTGGATGACCTGCACCAGCCGCACGCCGGGCAGGGCCTGACGCAGCCGGCGGAGGTTCTCCCGGGGCACGTGGTCCACGAGTTGAAGGGTGTTGGCGCGGGTGCGCCGGTGCTGCTCGACCAGCTCCTCCACCTCCGTGGCGCACGAGAGCAGGAAGGTGCCCACCGGTGGGGGGACCTGGGAGGCGATCTCCGCGATGCGCTCCTCGGAGATGACGCCGGGCCCGCTGGGCATCCGTGACACGAGCCCCAAGGCCGAGGCGCCATGGCGCACGGCGATGCGCGCCTCTTCCTCGGACATGATGCAGCACACCTTCACTCGGACTCGGGTTGTTGCTTCCACGAAGCCTCTCAGGCGGCGGGTTCCAGCACTTCTTCCAACGCCTCGCGCACGCCAGGGAGCTGAGCGAGCAGCTCGAACTCAGCGTCCTGGAGATGGGACACCCGCCGGCCCTGGATGCGCTCCATGAGCAGCTCGATGCGGTTCTCCCCGTTGGGTCCCACGTGGCGGAAGAAGCGGGCGCGGCGGCCCTCCTTCACGCAGGCGGCGATGTCCCGCTGCAGGCTCTTGAGTCTGCGAGACACCTTCATCGCCGACCGCCCCTCCGGAGTATCGAAGGTGTGGAAGTGGCGGTTGCGCGACAGCGGCCGGGTGGGATCATGGAGCCTCTCGACGAGGCGTCGGACGAAAGGGTCCATCGACGGGGGAGGATAACATCCGGTACCCTGCGCCTCAGCGATGCATTTTCGAATTCTAAGGTTGACTGCCCTCCTGCCGTTGCTTCTCCCGGTCGCTTGCAAGGACCCGGAGATGGCCGCCGTCCAGGCGCGGACCAACAACTACGAAGCCCGGCTCGCCGAGGGCCGGACGTTGATGGCCGCCAACCAGCCAGGCGCCGCCGCCAAGGCGTTCCGTGCCGCCGCCAACGTGGCCCCAGAGAACCTCGAGCCCCTGTTGCTGCTGGCCGAGGCCTACCGCGCCGCGGGGGATGAGGGCCCGGCCATCTTGGCCCTCAAGGAGGCCGAGGCCATCGCGCCCGGCTCGGATCCGGCCATCCAGAAGCAGATGGCGGACCTCTACCGCCGCCAGGGCCACATCGAGCAGGCCATCACGGTGCTGGTGGGGCTGCGCGACGGAGATCACCTCACGGATCCGGAGCTGCTGGCGCTGGCACGGCTCCAGGCGCGCACGGGAGATCCGGAC carries:
- a CDS encoding DUF4388 domain-containing protein encodes the protein MAPSRKILIADPDLEAVRVLTRALRQRGYQVHYAPDGSRALEICVLRHPDLALFDEGCKLLEARTFIQILRTNPRTEDIPVVLTTTSLDVDRLRGMRLAAHLKKPFNLDEVLGRIEHIFRRSEAARDLKNDAQEIEGSLSQLGIPDLMQILGMNKRSGKLSLERGSERGEILVGDGRPVNARLGRVEGEKALFRLLSWTEGSFTFAPGGSSARPRINRGMDDALLEGMRQADEVNRLQPSLPARTTRLMIAPDADLPQDQHPVTAQVVDLLRQPRSLGEVLDLAPATDLEVLGVLTTLMQKGVARVAEGEEEGSGPLLGPAELHALRSRVLRGKAPLKVVTAKVFICGNGPSAARRLFARLPGLVAASAEPSAVKSGFGTLGHMELSEVLHLDFCVLPPAEAARPLWRPFSAGAVGALLMDSSEAAVRLASFLAWEIRVPVVVVGDAVPAPLQGAPAGAMALGEDLPEALKTLLIQSLHPVPVVPGVPSQEPRAVSSG
- a CDS encoding phosphoribosylanthranilate isomerase produces the protein MEATTRVRVKVCCIMSEEEARIAVRHGASALGLVSRMPSGPGVISEERIAEIASQVPPPVGTFLLSCATEVEELVEQHRRTRANTLQLVDHVPRENLRRLRQALPGVRLVQVIHVASPASLDEALSVASEVDALLLDSGNPTLAVKELGGTGRVHDWEVSRRIRERSPVPVFLAGGLRPENVVEAVRQVGPFGVDICSGLRTNGALDEDKVARFFRALDSGVLGLHHV